A region from the Aegilops tauschii subsp. strangulata cultivar AL8/78 chromosome 5, Aet v6.0, whole genome shotgun sequence genome encodes:
- the LOC109773888 gene encoding puromycin-sensitive aminopeptidase, whose translation MARRLIRPAAACQGCSLVKAGFLGVVSPLHYQRLPYSSSKRGSPGNKYSGCLANLTKEGSHWTGTRSNPLLSLHSSKFVSKRTACLIATGPSPAATEEPEMDLPKEIFLKDYKKPDYLFDTVDLEFQLGDEKTMVTSKIAVSPGNEGNSSPLTLHGCDLKLLSIKINGTELKSDKYTVDPRHLTILTPPAGVFNMEIVTEIYPQLNTSLEGLYRSTGNFCTQCEAEGFRKITYFQDRPDVMAKYTCRIEGDKTLYPVLLSNGNLIEQGDLEGGKHYALWEDPFKKPCYLFALVAGQLECREDSFVTCSGRKVTLRIWTPAQDLPKTSHAMYSLKEAMKWDEEVFGLEYDLDLFNIVVVPDFNMGAMENKSLNVFQSRLVLASPEAATDGDYAAILGVIGHEYFHNWTGNRVTCRDWFQLTLKEGLTVFRDQEFSSDLGCRTVKRIADVSKLRSYQFPQDAGPMAHPIRPLSYIKMDNFYTVTVYEKGAEVVRMYKTMFGASGFRKGMDLYFQRHDGQAVTCEDFYAAMCDANNAHLPNFLQWYSQAGTPTVKVTSSYDEGSQAFSLKLSQEVPPTPGQPMKEPMFIPVAVGLVDSTGKDMPLTSIYSDGMVQTLSNDGHPIFTTVLQFKKKEEEFIFKNVPERPVPSLLRGYSAPIRLDSDLTESDLYFLLANDSDEFNRWEAGQILARKLMFSLVADFQQQKTLALNTKFVDGLRAILQSTSLDKEFIAKAITLPGQGEIMDMMSIADPDAVHAVRTFIKKELAFQLKDDLLAAVTSNRSSEAYAFDHDSVARRALKNTCLAYLASLNEPDVTELALNEYKSATNMTEQFAALAALSQNPGQVREDALLDFYNKWQQDYLVVSKWFALQATSDIPGNVVNVQKLLAHPAFDMRNPNKVYSLIGGFCGSPVSFHAKDGSGYKFLGEVVLQLDKINPQVASRMVSAFSRWRRYDETRQALAKAQLEMIISANGLSENVYEIALKSLAA comes from the exons ATGGCTCGTCGTCTCATTAGGCCCGCTGCGGCGTGCCAAGGTTGCAGTTTGGTTAAGGCTGGGTTTCTGGGCGTGGTCTCCCCTCTCCAT TATCAAAGATTGCCTTACTCCTCTTCAAAGAGAGGTTCCCCAGGGAATAAGTACTCTGGCTGCCTCGCTAATTTAACAAAGGAG GGTTCACACTGGACAGGAACAAGGTCCAATCCTTTGTTGTCGTTACAT AGTTCAAAGTTTGTCAGCAAGAGGACAGCTTGTTTGATTGCAACAGGGCCATCTCCTGCTGCAACTGAAGAACCAGAGATGGACCTTCCAAAGGAGATATTCTTGAAAGACTACAAAAAACCTGACTACTTGTTTGACACG GTGGATTTAGAATTTCAACTTGGTGATGAAAAGACCATGGTTACTTCTAAAATAGCTGTATCTCCAGGCAATGAAG GCAACTCATCTCCACTCACTCTTCACGGATGTGATCTAAAGCTGTTATCAATCAAAATCAATGGCACAGAGCTGAAG AGTGACAAGTATACAGTTGATCCACGCCATCTGACGATTTTGACACCACCTGCTGGTGTATTCAACATGGAAATTGTTACGGAGATTTATCCTCAGCTCAACACATCTTTGGAG GGTTTGTACAGGTCGACTGGTAATTTTTGCACCCAATGTGAAGCAGAAGGATTCCGGAAAATTACCTACTTTCAG GATCGCCCGGATGTGATGGCAAAATATACTTGTCGTATTGAAGGTGATAAAACTCTGTATCCGGTGTTGTTGTCTAACGGCAATCTTATCGAACAGGGTGATCTTGAG GGTGGAAAGCATTACGCACTATGGGAGGACCCATTCAAGAAACCATGCTACTTGTTTGCGCTAGTTGCTGGTCAGTTGGAGTGCCGGGAGGACTCATTTGTTACATGTTCTGGCCGCAAAGTTACACTTCGAATTTGGACTCCTGCTCAAGATTTGCCAAAAACATCCCATGCTATGTATTCTCTTAAAGAAGCTATGAAATGGGATGAGGAG GTTTTTGGTCTTGAATATGATCTTGATTTGTTCAACATTGTTGTTGTTCCTGATTTCAATAT GGGAGCAATGGAAAACAAGAGCTTGAAT GTATTTCAATCTAGACTTGTGCTAGCATCACCAGAAGCTGCCACTGATGGTGATTATGCTGCAATTTTGGGTGTCATTGGACATGAG TATTTCCACAACTGGACTGGGAATAG AGTGACTTGCCGTGATTGGTTCCAACTAACGTTGAAAGAAGGACTAACTGTCTTCAGGGATCAG GAATTCTCATCAGATCTTGGCTGTCGCACAGTAAAGCGCATAGCTGATGTCTCTAAACTTAGATCCTATCAATTCCCTCAG GATGCTGGGCCTATGGCACATCCTATTCGCCCCCTTTCATATATCAAG ATGGACAACTTCTATACTG TCACG GTTTACGAAAAG GGTGCTGAAGTCGTCAGGATGTACAAGACAATGTTTGGAGCTTCAGGGTTTCGAAAG GGCATGGATCTTTACTTCCAAAGGCATGATGGACAAGCCGTGACTTGTGAAGACTTTTACGCAGCCATGTGTGATGCAAATAATGCACACTTGCCGAACTTTTTACAATG GTACTCTCAAGCAGGTACACCTACTGTAAAGGTAACTTCGTCATATGATGAAGGTTCCCAGGCATTCTCTTTGAAATTAAG TCAAGAAGTGCCACCTACCCCTGGCCAACCGATGAAAGAGCCAATGTTCATACCTGTTGCTGTTGGACTTGTTGATTCGACCGGAAAAGATATGCCCCTGACTTCCATCTACAGTGACGGAATGGTCCAAACACTCTCTAATGATGGTCATCCAATCTTCACCACAGTGCTTCAGTTTAAGAAG AAGGAGGAAGAGTTTATATTTAAAAATGTGCCTGAGAGACCAGTTCCTTCCTTGTTGAGGGGATACAGTGCTCCCATCCGTCTTGATTCTGATCTGACTGAGAGTGACTTATATTTCTTACTTGCTAATGATTCAGATGAATTTAACAG ATGGGAAGCAGGTCAAATATTGGCACGCAAATTGATGTTCAGTCTTGTGGCTGACTTCCAACAACAGAAAACACTGGCGCTAAATACAAAATTTGTTGATGGACTTAGAGCAATCCTGCAAAGCACAAGCTTGGATAAA GAATTCATTGCAAAAGCAATAACTCTGCCTGGTCAAGGTGAGATTATGGATATGATGTCAATTGCAGATCCTGATGCAGTTCATGCTGTCCGGACCTTTATTAAGAAAGAACTAGCCTTTCAACTCAAGGACGATCTTCTCGCAGCT GTAacaagcaacagaagttctgaaGCTTATGCTTTTGACCATGATAGCGTGGCTCGCCGTGCATTGAAAAATACATGTCTCG CTTATCTTGCATCCCTGAATGAGCCAGATGTCACTGAACTTGCATTAAATGAGTACAAGTCTGCTACTAACATGACCGAGCAGTTTGCTGCATTAGCAGCATTGTCTCAAAATCCAGGTCAAGTCCGTGAGGATGCCCTTTTGGACTTCTATAACAAATGGCAGCAAGATTATTTG GTTGTAAGCAAGTGGTTTGCTCTTCAAGCTACCTCGGACATTCCTGGAAATGTAGTCAATGTTCAAAAGTTACTGGCTCATCCTGCTTTTGACATGCGGAATCCGAACAAG GTATACTCTTTAATTGGAGGATTTTGTGGGTCACCTGTGAGTTTTCACGCGAAAGATGGTTCTGGCTACAAGTTCTTGGGTGAAGTTGTCTTACAGCTCGACAAAATAAATCCTCAG GTGGCATCCCGCATGGTGTCAGCGTTCTCTCGATGGAGGAGATATGATGAGACCAGACAAGCTCTTGCTAAG GCCCAGCTGGAGATGATCATCTCAGCCAATGGACTCTCTGAAAATGTCTATGAGATAGCTTTGAAAAGTTTGGCAGCTTAG